The Streptomyces sp. NBC_00483 genome contains the following window.
GAGCAGCAGTCACAGCAGTCGCAACAATCGGGTCCGTCGCAGTTCCGGCAGCAGCCCTCGCGCTTCTTCCGGGACCACGCGCCCTCGTACTCCTCGGCGCAGCACACCTTGCAGGTGCAGCAGAGCCCGATCGCGACGGCGCACCCGGCGAGCAGCCCCCGCTTCCCCGGCTTCGGCGACTTCCCGAAGAAATCACCACCGCCCGGACCACCGGGCCCGCCGGGACCACCCGGGCCTCCGGATCCGCCTGGTCCGCCGACGCCGTTCGGATCGCCGCCGTAGGGGTTGCCACCGCCGTAAGGACTCCCGCCGCCATGGGCATCGCCGCCGCCGTACGGATTCCCGGACCCGTACGCCTCGTGGCCCCCATGCGCTCCATGCCCATGCGCATGCGCCTCGGCCCCGAACGCCCGGTCCACCGAGCGCCCCAGCTCGTGCGCGAGCAGCAAGTGCGCCAGCTTGCCGTCCACGAAGTCGACGTCGCGCAGCGCGAGCCGGATGCCGTGCAGGGCGTCGTCGGCGAGGCGCCGCGCCTCGGCGAGCGACGTGCCGGTGGCGGACAGCGGGTTCCAGGCGCCGGCCCCGGCATCGGCGTCCTGGTCCTCGACGGCGTCCAGCAGATGTGCGAGCCGCCCGAACAACCGGCCCACCTCGGCGAGCGGCTCGGCGTTCCCCGGCCGCCCGGCCAGCATCGCCGTGTGCGCGAAGGCGGCGGCGGTCGCGGTCTCGGTCGGCTCGGTCACGGTCAGGACGGAGCCGCCGGGCCCGGCGAGCGCCTCGATCCCGGCCTGCCGCTCGACGGCGTCGAGCAGGACCGCCGTGTCGAACCCGACGTCAGATCCGGTACGGGCACCGGCCCTTCCCCAGCTCGCGGCGACCCTCCGCGCGGCCACGGCCACCGGCCTGCGCGCGAAAAGACCGTCCCGGTCGTCGACGTGATCGCACACCTTCGCCGACGCGAGCACCAGGGAGACCGCGGCGGCGAGCCGCGCCCCCTCGCCCTGCGCGACGGACGCGCCGCGCATGCCCCGCAGCGGACAGGGCCCGGCCTGCCGCCGCCACGCACCGGCCGCACCGGACCGCTCGCTCTGAGCCTCCGTCAGGACGGAGATGAGCAAACCGTCGTAGTTGGTGACGACACGGGCGAACTGCCCGTGGTCGCCGCGCAGTGCCAGACAGAGCCCGCAGAGGTGGGCCATCCACTGGGTTTTGAGGCTCTCACCGAGCCGATGAGAGCAGGGCCGGACCATGCCGAACAAGAAGACTCCCCCGTACGCCGAATGACGGCCCGTCACCTGGACCGCGCGACGACGGCATCGTATCGAGCCCTTGCGCGACCTTCCCGTTCACCCGTACGCACCGAAGGTCACCCATACGCCGTGAAGAATCATATTTCACTCACCATCAGCAGCCGTGTCCCGTACAACCCTTGGGAACTCCGGCATGAACAAGCGCAGACTGTGCACCAGTACCGTCACGAAAGCCCCGCGCGGCGGCTATCCCCTTGGCGTCACGTCTGCATCATGGACGAACATTGGGGATGCACGACATGCGGAACGCAGAGGAACCGCTGTGAGAGGAGGCGTCCATGGGATCGGTGCGCAAGGCGAGTGCCTGGCTTGGCCTCGTCGACGACAACGATGAAGAGCGTTACTACGACGACGACTACGACGAGGGGCCCGAGCCCGCCACCGCCGGCGACGCAGCCTGGGTCACGGACCCGCGCGTGAAGGTCGCCTCCGAGGAGGCCCAGGAGAAGGGCCGCCGGATCGGCACCGTGACCCCGGACAGCTTCCGGGACGCGCGGCGCATCGGAGAGATGTTCCGGGACGGGGTTCCGGTCATCATCAACCTCACGGCGATGGAGGCGTCCGACGCCAAGCGCGTGGTGGACTTCGCCGCGGGCCTGATCTTCGGGCTCCGGGGTTCGATCGACCGGGTCGCCACGCGGGTGTTCCTGCTGAGCCCCGCGGACACGCAGATCGTCTCCGGCCGTGACACCAAGGAACCGACGGACGGTTTCTTCAATCAGAGCTGAGCGGTTCGGGGGCCTCCCCCGGACCGCACGTCACGCGGCCGAGGACGCCGAAGACTCCGCCGGTGACGAAGCCCGCCGCGGCGCCGCCACGTCCGCGTCGTCCGCCGCGGGCGCCTCGTCCGCCTCCTCGCACTCCATCCGCTTCGGCAGTCGCAGCGCGGCGACCGCCCCGAGGAACAGCAGCACCGCGCTGACGACCAGCGTGACGTGCAGACCGTGCACGAACGCGGCGCGCGCGGCCTCCCGCACTGCGTCCCCCGCCGCGCCACCGAGCTGCGCAGCGATCTGGTACGCCTCCCCCAGCGAGTGCCCCGCGGCGGTCGACGTGCCGTCGGAGACCCCCGGCACATGGCCGAGCCCGGGCGCGTACGCCGCGTTCATCACGGAGCCGAGCAGCGCGATACCCATGCCGGCGCCCAGCTGGTACGAGGTCTCGCCGATCGCGGCCGCACCGCCCGCGTCGTCCGCGGGCGCCTCCGTGAGCATCGACTCGTAGGCCCCGAACAGCGTGGTCTGGAAGCCGAAGCCGAGCAGGACGAAGCCGAAGCCGAGCAGCCACGGCTGGTCCTGCTGGCCCATCGCGCAGAGCATCAGCACCGCACAGGCGGTGAGCGCGAAGCCGGACGCGACCATGGCGCGCGGCCCGAAGCGGCGCAGGTTCGCCGAGCCCAGGACGCCCGCGGTCATCGCTGCGAAGGTCAGCGGCAGCATCCGCAGGCCGGTCTCGAGCGGGCTGAGGCCGAGCACCAGCTGGAGGTACTGGACCGCGATCAGTTCGAGGCCGACGAGGGCGAGCATCGCGATGACGATGCAGCCGACGGACGTGGAGAACGCGACCCGCGAGAACAGCTTCATGTCGATGAGCGGGTGCTCGCGGCGGCGCTGGCGGCGCACGAAGAAGAAGAGCAGCACGACGCCGACGACGAACGGCAGCACGGCCTCGGCGTCGAGCAGATCGCGCTTGGTGCCGAGCTCCTTGATGCCGTAGACGACACCGAGCACGCCGAGCGCGGCAAGCAGCGCGCCGAACAGGTCCCACGGACCGTCGCTGCGCCCCTTGGACTCGGGCACGAGGACCCGGCACAGCGGCAGCATGATCAGCATCAGCGGGATGTTGATGAGGAAGACGGAGCCCCACCAGAAGTGCTCGACGAGGAAGCCGCCGAGTACGGGCCCGGTGGCGGCGCCGACCGCGGCGACCGCGGTCCACACGCCGATCGCGACGGCCCGCTCGTGCCGGTCGGGGAAGACGTCGCGCAGGATCGAGAGCGTCGCGGGCATGATCATCGCGCCGCCGATGCCGAGGATCGCGCGGGCCACGATGAGCACCTGCGCGGTGTCGGAGAACACGGCGAGCGCGGAGGCCGCGCCGAACAGGCCGTAGCCGAGCAGCAGGATCTTGCGGCGGCCGACTCTGTCGCCCAGCGTGCCGAACAGGATCAGCAGCGAGGCGCACACCAACGGATACGCGTCGCCGATCCACAGGAGCTCGACGGAGGTGGGCTTGAGGTCCTCGGTGACCGCGGGCAGCGCGACGTAGAGGATGGTCGAGTCGAGGGCGACCAGAAGCAGACTTGTGCACAGGACGACGAGGACGACCCAGCGGTGGGGTCGGGTTCCCATGGCGGCCAGGCGCCCGAGTGCGCGCCCGGAGGCCGTGTTCGTCCCGGACATGTACGTACCTCCCAGTGTTCCTCGCGTTCGGCGGTTCCCAGGACTGGGGAGGCCATTGGCCTTGTCCTGGTTCCGGCTCGGGAGGAGCGGTCTCCCGGCCCCGCGGCGATAAGGCGAGTAAGCCGTCAGCGTACGCGAGTTCTCGCCAATGACACGTGGCGGACCTCTCAAGGCCCCCGCGAGCGGGTGTGGCGTGCACCACTCGCGGGAAAGGGGCCTGCTGGCGAGGCGCAGGGGACGGATGCCGATAATCGGGGCCGTGACGGAAGTGGACCAACGACATCGACCCTCGCCGCGGCATGCCGCGCCCGCCCTGCTCGGATACGCCGCGGTGCGGGCGCTCGGCCTGCTGGTGCTCGCGGTGTGGAGCGCGGCGACGGGCAAGAGCGCGCACACACTGCTCACGGCCCGCTGGGACTCGCTCTGGTACACGCGGATCGCCGAGCACGGCTACGGCTGGTCGGTGACGCTGCCCGACGGCACCGTGCACTCGAACCTCGCGTTCTTTCCGCTGCTTCCGTGGCTCGAACGCTTCGTCTCGGCGGTCAGTCCGCTGTCGTACGCGGACGCGGGCCTCGTGGTGAGCCTGCTGGCCTCGCTGGCGGCGGCGTGGGGGATCTTCGCCGTCGGGGATCTGCTGCACGGGCGGGCGGCCGGGATCTGGCTCGCCGTGCTGTGGGGTGCGCTGCCCGTCGGGATCGTGGCGTCGATGGCGTACAGCGAGGCGCTGTTCACGGCGCTCGCGGCGTGGGGACTGTACGCGGTGCTGCGACAGCACTGGGTGAGCGCAGGGCTGCTCGCCGCGCTCGCGGGTCTGACCCGGCCGATCGGGGCGGCCGTCGTGGTGGCGGTGTGGGTGGCGGCGGCGCTGTGGATCGCGAAGGAGCGGCGGGCTTCGTGGCGGCTCGCGCTCGGGGTGCTGCTCGCCCCGGCGGGTGCGGCGGCGTACGTGCTGTGGGTCGGGCAGCGAACCGGTGGCGGCCTCTTCGGCTATCTCGACGTGCAGGCGCAGTGGGGCAACGGCTTCGACGGGGGCGCGGCCTTCGCCGGGTTCGTCGCCGATCAGTTCACGTCACCGCTGGGCGCGCTGGCCGGGATCGGTCTGATCGTCGGGGTCGCGCTGGTGATCTGGCTGTACGTCGCCGGGGTGCGGCAGCGCCAGCCCGTGCCGGTGCTCGTCTACACGGGCATCGTGGTCGTGCTCGCGCTGTGCGCCTCGGGGTACTTCGGCTCGAAGCCGCGGCTGCTGCTGCCCGCGTTCCCGCTGCTGCTGCCGCTCGCGGTGGCGCTCGCCCGGTGGCGTACGGGCAGGTCGGCCTGGGTGGTCGGCGGTCTCGCAGCGTTGTCGGCGGCCTACGGAGCGTTCTGGTTGAACGGGTCCGGGCCGCCATGAGCGGTGAGTGAACGGCCAATTCCGCACGGGCATCAGATGAACGCATTCATAAGCGTCATATAATGGGCCCCGGAAACGATCTTTGAATTCAGGAATCTTTCCTTCCGGGTGGCTGAAATCGTGGGAATATTCGGCCACCTGAGATCAATCCCACATCACATCGTCATCACAAAGCCCCTGATTCGTTCTTGTCCACCTGCCGGTCGCTGTAGCGTCGATTGGGTGCGTACCGAACGAAACCTGACCCGCCGTGTGGAGCGGGTCTTCGCCAGGCTCGATCGCGAGCCCGAACGACCGACCCATGTGGACATGCCCCACATGAGCCGGCACCGGGTCGTGCTCTTCGGGCTGACCCTGTCCTTCTACCTCACGATCGTGGTGGCGGTGCTCACCACGTCGTGGCTGGTCGCTGTCGACTGGCAGGTCATGTTCTTCCGGCCGTACCAGCAGTGGCCGGACATCCACGCCTTCCTCGACTACTGGGTCGTCCTCGGCCAGCGCGGTCCGACGGCCGTGATGGTGATGTCGTGGCTGGGCTGGCGTTCGTGGCGGCAGCACACGCTGCGCCCGCTGCTGATGTTCGGCACCTCGCTGCTGCTGCTCAACGTGACGGTGGGCGCCGCCAAGTACGGCATGGGCCGCGCCGGCCCGCACTACGCCACGACCATCGGGTCGAGCGAGATGTGGCAGGGCGGCGACATATTTCCTTCGGGCCACACCGCGAACGCGGTGGTGACCTGGGGCATCCTCGCCTACCTCGCCTCCACCCCGCGGGCCAGGCGCTGGCTGTCCGCGGTCTCCGCGGTGATCTCCCTGAGCGTCGGCCTGACCACGGTCTATCTCGGTACGCACTGGCTGAGCGACGTGCTGCTCGGCTGGGCCGCGGGCCTGCTCATCCTGCTCGCGCTGCCCTGGTGCGAGCCGCTGGTGGCCCGCGCGGAGGCCTGGATCCTCTCCTGGCGTGACCGCCTGCTCGGCCGCCGCTCCGGCGCCCGGCTGCCACAGCCGGAGTCCGAGCCGGTTCCGGTCCCGGCGCTGACCACGGCCGCCCGCACACGCGAGTCCGCCGGGGCCACCAGATCGAGCCGCCAGCTGCTCCCACAGGGCCCGCACACCCCGCGTGGCGAGCGCACACCGATCACCCCGGCAGGCAGCCGCCGACCGAACACGGAGAGACTCACGCGCGGGACGCCGTCGACGAGAACGGTGTCCTGAGCGCGCCCACAGACGGCGGGGCCCGGTACGCACAGCCAAGCCCCGCACCACGAAGGCCCCCGAACCTCTTGCGGGTTCGGGGGCCTTCGCACGCTTCAGGGGCCTTCAGGCGGCCACTCAGGGGGCCTCAGCCCTTCCAGCAGCGCGTCACCTTTCCCTCGGTGACCTCGAAGTTGAGCCGCCCGGCCAGGTACTCCATGGTGATGATCGCGCCCGGCGGCAGCTGCCTGACGGTCGACCAGCCACGCGCGCCTGCCTGTGACTCGGCACTGGGCGCGTCGAGCCCGACGTACGCGTCCGGATTGTCCTGTGGTTCCGCCGGCGGGGTGGGGATGGGTGCCATGCGGCCACGGTAGGCCGCGGGTCACGCTTTTGTCACAAGATCACGACAGTTGTTTCTTAGGAGTTCCTCACACGATCGGGCGTTCCTTGTCTCTTACTTGCTCCTTACTTTCACCCGTAACACCCGGCCCTATCGAATTCCCGCGGTCCGCCTAAAAGCCTCCGCCGGGCCGCCTCCACGAGCCCTGCACGCTTTTGCGCAATTCCCCGGACATTCCGAATCCGACGGCGGCACGGGCGAGTTGAGGCCGTCCGGGAATTGTCTGTTCATGCCAGAAACAGCGGTACGCCCTCTGTCGCCACGGGGGCCGCGCGAGCATCATGGCCTGAGTCCGCAGCAGGCCCGAGGCGCGCAGCAGAGCAGCGAGGGGGCAAGCGATGGGTACGACCGGGGTGCAGGCCGGGCCTGCGACGGTGGGGGCCGCGCGCGAGCGACGTCCGGGCCGGGTCGTCGTGGACTGGCTGACCACGACCGACCACAAGAAGATCGGCCACCTCTACCTGGTCACGTCGTTCTGCTTCTTCCTCATCGGCGGGGTGATGGCCCTGCTCATGCGGGCCGAACTGGCCCGTCCGGGCATGCAGATGCTCTCCAACGAGGAGTACAACCAGCTGTTCACGATGCACGGCACGATCATGCTGCTGCTGTTCGCGACGCCGACCTTCGCCGGCTTCGCCAACGAGATCATGCCGCTGCAGATCGGCTCGCCGGACGTCGCGTTCCCGCGCCTGAACATGCTCTCGTACTGGCTGTTCGCCTTCGGCGGCCTGATCGTGCTCGGCTCGCTCATCGTGCCGGGCGGGGCCGCGGACTTCGGCTGGTTCGCGTACGCGCCGCTGAACAGCCTGACCCGCTCCCCCGGCATCGGCGCCGACCTGTGGATCATGGGGCTCGCGCTCGCCGGGTTCGGCACGATCCTCGGCTCGGTGAACTTCCTGACCACGATCATCGGGATGCGGGCGCCCGGCATGACGATGTTCCGGATGCCGATCTTCACGTGGAACACGCTGTTCACGTCGATCCTGGTGCTGCTCGCGTTCCCGGTGCTCGCGGCCGCGCTGCTCTGCCTGGAGGCGGACCGCCGGTTCGGGTCCGTGGTGTTCGAGGCCCAGTACGGGGGCGCGCTGCTGTGGCAGCACCTCTTCTGGTTCTTCGGGCATCCGGAGGTCTACATCATCGCGCTGCCCTTCTTCGGGATCATCAGCGAGATCCTGCCGGTCTTCAGCCGCAAGCCGATCTGGGGCTACTCGATGCTGGTCGGCGCGACGATGGCGATCACGGGCCTGTCGGTGGTCGTGTGGGCGCACCATATGTTCGCCACCGGCGGGGTGCTGCTGCCCTTCTTCTCGTTCATGTCGTTCCTGATCGCGGTGCCCACGGGCGTGAAGTTCTTCAACTGGACCGGGACGATGCTGAAGGGCTCGCTGTCCTTCGAGACACCGATGCTGTGGTCGATCGGCTTCCTGACCACGTTCCTCTTCGGCGGCCTGACCGGCGTCATCCTCGCCTCGCCACCGATGGACTTCCATGTCACCGACTCGTATTTCGTGGTGGCGCACTTCCACTACGTGGTGTTCGGCACGGTCGTCTTCGCGACCTTCGCCGGCTTCTACTTCTGGTGGCCGAAGCTGACGGGGAAGCTGCTCGACGAGCGGCTCGGCAAGATCCACTTCTGGACGCTGTTCGTCGGCTTCCACACGACGTTCCTGGTCCAGCACTGGCTGGGCGCGGAGGGCATGCCGCGCCGGTACGCGGACTACCTGGCGGCGGACGGCTTCACGGCGCTGAACACCCTCTCGTCGATCGGCGCGTTCCTGCTCGGCCTCTCCACGCTGCCGTTCCTCTACAACGTCTGGAGGACGACGAAGTACGGGGTGAAGGTCGAGGTCGACGACCCGTGGGGGTACGGCAGGTCCCTGGAGTGGGCGACGGCCTGCCCGCCGCCGCGCCACAACTTCGTCACGCTGCCGAGGATCCGCTCGGAGTCCCCGGCGTTCGACCTGCACCACCCGGAGTTCGCGGCCTTCGAGAACCGGCCGCTGGAGTCAGGGCAGAAGGAGAAGGACTAGGGCCCACCGGGTCCTAGCTCTGGACCGAACTCACCTGCACGGAAAGGTCGTTGGCCCCCGTATAGTAGGCCTCCGAGGCCAGTTCGCCGCGACCCTGGACGGTCACCCGCGTCACCGGGTACGTGAAGATCGGCTTCTTGTCGGCGATGTCGTCGAGCAGCCGGGCGAGCCGCACCTGCGGTCCGTCGTCCCCCGCGGGCCGCAGCCACAGGTCCCAACGGCCCTCGCGCAGCTCGTCGTAGCCGATGCGGAGCGTGAACCGCGGTCCGTCCCAGTCCAGTTCGCCGCGGAGCACGGGGCCGCGCACCGCGCGGGAGCGGATCTCCGCGTACGCCTTCGCCGTGAAGTCGGCGCCGTAGACCCGTCCGTGCACGGTCAGCTCGCCGTCGGCGATGAGCAGTTC
Protein-coding sequences here:
- a CDS encoding DUF5685 family protein, translated to MFGMVRPCSHRLGESLKTQWMAHLCGLCLALRGDHGQFARVVTNYDGLLISVLTEAQSERSGAAGAWRRQAGPCPLRGMRGASVAQGEGARLAAAVSLVLASAKVCDHVDDRDGLFARRPVAVAARRVAASWGRAGARTGSDVGFDTAVLLDAVERQAGIEALAGPGGSVLTVTEPTETATAAAFAHTAMLAGRPGNAEPLAEVGRLFGRLAHLLDAVEDQDADAGAGAWNPLSATGTSLAEARRLADDALHGIRLALRDVDFVDGKLAHLLLAHELGRSVDRAFGAEAHAHGHGAHGGHEAYGSGNPYGGGDAHGGGSPYGGGNPYGGDPNGVGGPGGSGGPGGPGGPGGPGGGDFFGKSPKPGKRGLLAGCAVAIGLCCTCKVCCAEEYEGAWSRKKREGCCRNCDGPDCCDCCDCCSCCDCGL
- a CDS encoding cell division protein SepF gives rise to the protein MGSVRKASAWLGLVDDNDEERYYDDDYDEGPEPATAGDAAWVTDPRVKVASEEAQEKGRRIGTVTPDSFRDARRIGEMFRDGVPVIINLTAMEASDAKRVVDFAAGLIFGLRGSIDRVATRVFLLSPADTQIVSGRDTKEPTDGFFNQS
- a CDS encoding MFS transporter; protein product: MSGTNTASGRALGRLAAMGTRPHRWVVLVVLCTSLLLVALDSTILYVALPAVTEDLKPTSVELLWIGDAYPLVCASLLILFGTLGDRVGRRKILLLGYGLFGAASALAVFSDTAQVLIVARAILGIGGAMIMPATLSILRDVFPDRHERAVAIGVWTAVAAVGAATGPVLGGFLVEHFWWGSVFLINIPLMLIMLPLCRVLVPESKGRSDGPWDLFGALLAALGVLGVVYGIKELGTKRDLLDAEAVLPFVVGVVLLFFFVRRQRRREHPLIDMKLFSRVAFSTSVGCIVIAMLALVGLELIAVQYLQLVLGLSPLETGLRMLPLTFAAMTAGVLGSANLRRFGPRAMVASGFALTACAVLMLCAMGQQDQPWLLGFGFVLLGFGFQTTLFGAYESMLTEAPADDAGGAAAIGETSYQLGAGMGIALLGSVMNAAYAPGLGHVPGVSDGTSTAAGHSLGEAYQIAAQLGGAAGDAVREAARAAFVHGLHVTLVVSAVLLFLGAVAALRLPKRMECEEADEAPAADDADVAAPRRASSPAESSASSAA
- a CDS encoding phosphatase PAP2 family protein, whose translation is MRTERNLTRRVERVFARLDREPERPTHVDMPHMSRHRVVLFGLTLSFYLTIVVAVLTTSWLVAVDWQVMFFRPYQQWPDIHAFLDYWVVLGQRGPTAVMVMSWLGWRSWRQHTLRPLLMFGTSLLLLNVTVGAAKYGMGRAGPHYATTIGSSEMWQGGDIFPSGHTANAVVTWGILAYLASTPRARRWLSAVSAVISLSVGLTTVYLGTHWLSDVLLGWAAGLLILLALPWCEPLVARAEAWILSWRDRLLGRRSGARLPQPESEPVPVPALTTAARTRESAGATRSSRQLLPQGPHTPRGERTPITPAGSRRPNTERLTRGTPSTRTVS
- a CDS encoding I78 family peptidase inhibitor; this encodes MAPIPTPPAEPQDNPDAYVGLDAPSAESQAGARGWSTVRQLPPGAIITMEYLAGRLNFEVTEGKVTRCWKG
- the ctaD gene encoding aa3-type cytochrome oxidase subunit I; translation: MGTTGVQAGPATVGAARERRPGRVVVDWLTTTDHKKIGHLYLVTSFCFFLIGGVMALLMRAELARPGMQMLSNEEYNQLFTMHGTIMLLLFATPTFAGFANEIMPLQIGSPDVAFPRLNMLSYWLFAFGGLIVLGSLIVPGGAADFGWFAYAPLNSLTRSPGIGADLWIMGLALAGFGTILGSVNFLTTIIGMRAPGMTMFRMPIFTWNTLFTSILVLLAFPVLAAALLCLEADRRFGSVVFEAQYGGALLWQHLFWFFGHPEVYIIALPFFGIISEILPVFSRKPIWGYSMLVGATMAITGLSVVVWAHHMFATGGVLLPFFSFMSFLIAVPTGVKFFNWTGTMLKGSLSFETPMLWSIGFLTTFLFGGLTGVILASPPMDFHVTDSYFVVAHFHYVVFGTVVFATFAGFYFWWPKLTGKLLDERLGKIHFWTLFVGFHTTFLVQHWLGAEGMPRRYADYLAADGFTALNTLSSIGAFLLGLSTLPFLYNVWRTTKYGVKVEVDDPWGYGRSLEWATACPPPRHNFVTLPRIRSESPAFDLHHPEFAAFENRPLESGQKEKD